The region GCTCTTGATCACTTGTTTAGATATCAAAGATTGACGTTGAAATAATTGATATATTTAAAATTAACAATAAAACTATTTAAAATAACATATTTGCTTAACTTATATTTGAGTGTAAATGCAAATGAAAACCTGAATTATATGTTTTTAAACTTAATTAAAACTTAAATTTATAATATCATTTGTGAATTTCTTTGAAATTTTTGTAAAAACTGGTAAAAGTTTTATTAGCTATATTTTCTCTAATCTCACTCATTAAATTTAAATAATAATGCAAATTATGAAGACTTGCTAAGCGAAAAAATGTAATCTCTCCAGCTTTAAACAAATGATGAACATAAGCACGGCTGTAATTTCTACAAGTATAACAAGAGCAGTTTTTATCAATTGGCTCATTATCATCTTTCATAAAACTAGCCTTTATATTTATTTTGCCAAAACTTGTAAATAATGTGCCATTTCTAGCATTTCTAGTAGGCATAACGCAATCAAACATATCAACCCCACGAGCGACATTTTCTACCAAATCAAGCGGAGTTCCAACTCCCATTAAATATCTTGGACGATTTTGTGGCATTTGTGGGGCTAGTTTTTCTACCGTTTCATACATTAATTCATTTGGCTCTCCAACGCTTAACCCACCAATTGCAAGTCCATCAAAATAGTATTCATTTTCAGCATCTAAAATACCTTTTAAACACTCACTTCTTAGCGTATGATTAGTCCCACCTTGAACGATAGCAAAGATATTTTGCTCTCTTTTTAATTCATTTGTATAAAGCTTTTTAAACTCGCTTTTATAAAGCTCTTTTGAATATTTTTGAAGCAAGGTAATTTCATCTGTATTTTGAAATTCTTTTTTCATCTCAAGCGAGAGTTTAGCCCAATAAATAGTGCGTTTAAGACTTGCTTTAATCCTTTCTTCACTAGCAGGTAAAGCACATAAATCATCTAAAACCATACAAATATCACTATTTAATAAATACTCTGTTTTTAAAACACTTGCAGGTGTAAAATGATGTAAGATCCCATCAATGTGGCTTTTAAAAGTAATTCCATCATCACTATGTTTTGTATTTTTACTTAGTGAAAAAGCTTGAAATCCACCACTATCAGTTAGAAAGCTTCCATTAAATTTAGTAAAATTATGTAGCCCGCCGTGTCTAGCTATCAAATCAGCACCTGGTCTTAAATAAGTATGATAAGTATTTGCTAGGATTATTTTTGCTCCTAAAGTCTTTTGCATATCGGTTGCATCTAGGGCTTTTACGCAGCCTTGAGTTCCTACTGGCATAAAACAAGGAGTATTAAATTCCCCGTGAGCTGTGCTTACTTTACCAAGTCTAGCATTATTATCTGTTGAATATAAATCAAATTTCATTATAATTTTCCTTTATAAAATGGAGTTGTTATGAAAAA is a window of Campylobacter sp. MG1 DNA encoding:
- a CDS encoding tRNA guanosine(34) transglycosylase Tgt; this encodes MKFDLYSTDNNARLGKVSTAHGEFNTPCFMPVGTQGCVKALDATDMQKTLGAKIILANTYHTYLRPGADLIARHGGLHNFTKFNGSFLTDSGGFQAFSLSKNTKHSDDGITFKSHIDGILHHFTPASVLKTEYLLNSDICMVLDDLCALPASEERIKASLKRTIYWAKLSLEMKKEFQNTDEITLLQKYSKELYKSEFKKLYTNELKREQNIFAIVQGGTNHTLRSECLKGILDAENEYYFDGLAIGGLSVGEPNELMYETVEKLAPQMPQNRPRYLMGVGTPLDLVENVARGVDMFDCVMPTRNARNGTLFTSFGKINIKASFMKDDNEPIDKNCSCYTCRNYSRAYVHHLFKAGEITFFRLASLHNLHYYLNLMSEIRENIANKTFTSFYKNFKEIHK